In Gemmata obscuriglobus, a single genomic region encodes these proteins:
- a CDS encoding polyketide synthase dehydratase domain-containing protein, producing the protein MTNTLTDSPLPATPPATGWDTVLFVLRGADRAELRARALALVADLERRPDAELVPLAAALAAELQPGGARLAVVAGSRADLLARLTRAADRLGDPKVKQIRDSNGAYYFSEPLAEQGTVALLFPGEGAQYLNMLADLCGVFPEVEDTFAWSDQLSAEAGRPEASLRRMLHLPPSATAEEKAAAEAELRGLGPSIFGVLLADQAIYRVIEHLKVPVAAMAGHSAGELGALLASGAMDTRESHGSRLPDIMEVMQRQEADAGGPDVALLAVGASKQTITEVAEAVAGGAVIVAMDNCPHQCVAVGPTHLVAAVESALAEKGVIAERLPFKRPYHTPLFEPYMGAFRELFAAVPFGGQHTPIYSCSTGALFPSDPDAMRELAVNHWVHPVEFTRLIENMHADGVRLFVECGPRGNLSAFVEDILRGKPFAAIPANVPRKSGPTQINHMVAQLVAHGVELNLGHLFGARDEDPAPGPLTVLVAPANGASVGQREGSGSSADPRQSPPIGPPGERRGAMGRSDFAVHDYLRVMGQFLDTQREVMSAFLGSPFVPSAPAPAADRLVSTEPLPALEPEALPPFCLVETVVHHEPGREIVFRRVLDEREDRYASDHTLGGRGVSREDPGQNGLPVLPMTFSLEAMAEAASLLVPGKVVIGLRNIRLFRWLPLDPETTTLEVRATVAVVDPGTGAVEVRADVRDLGNSFLRDGAGKASAEAVVLLADRYPDPPAPLPFELTGAVPCKSTVEDLRRNMFHGPVFQMIRTLDTTGREGIEGTLEVQSRETWFRSNPDPQFALDPVLMDAAMHILGAWHLEQPDWTGRILLPFEVQKVEYFGPTPQVGAHVLVRGHNEQESARHFRHGLEVFDETGNVWLRLTGAGYWRFYLPFGHVNFFGPKDEYYLSREWAEAAAGNAEFGTRNSEQKTQGNSTPHSAFAKCYFLEPPADLKQPVLRAAGARVTMTPAELDVFGTWTGTDAELNDWFFGRMLAKDAVRSAWSQKHGEAMFPADMETETADGRIVCRPRGAAKSEAFPNVAVAVADGKVAAFAAFAEWVGIALQTVPKNATPEADAEARKAVACGAVADALGVPREGCTLQSLDANTGAARVTAGGAAFRVQTARNKDAVVATTLCEPA; encoded by the coding sequence ATGACCAACACCCTCACCGACTCGCCGCTCCCCGCCACGCCGCCCGCGACCGGGTGGGATACGGTGCTCTTCGTGCTGCGGGGCGCCGATCGCGCCGAGTTGCGCGCCCGCGCGCTCGCGCTGGTCGCCGACCTGGAGCGCCGGCCCGACGCCGAACTCGTTCCCCTGGCGGCGGCGCTCGCGGCGGAACTCCAGCCCGGCGGCGCGCGGCTCGCGGTGGTCGCCGGCTCGCGCGCCGACCTGCTCGCGCGGCTGACCCGCGCCGCGGACCGGCTCGGCGACCCGAAGGTCAAGCAGATCCGCGACTCCAACGGGGCCTACTACTTCTCCGAACCGCTCGCGGAGCAGGGCACGGTGGCGCTGCTGTTTCCCGGTGAGGGGGCGCAGTACCTGAACATGCTCGCCGACCTGTGCGGCGTGTTCCCGGAGGTCGAAGACACGTTCGCGTGGTCCGACCAACTGTCCGCGGAGGCGGGGCGGCCGGAGGCCTCGCTGCGCCGGATGCTGCACCTCCCACCGAGCGCGACCGCCGAGGAAAAGGCCGCCGCGGAAGCGGAGCTGCGGGGGCTGGGGCCGTCCATCTTCGGCGTGCTGCTCGCGGACCAGGCCATCTACCGCGTGATCGAGCACCTCAAGGTGCCCGTGGCCGCGATGGCGGGGCACAGCGCCGGGGAGCTCGGCGCGCTGCTGGCGAGCGGGGCAATGGACACGCGCGAGTCGCACGGCTCGCGGCTGCCCGACATCATGGAGGTGATGCAGCGCCAGGAGGCCGACGCCGGCGGCCCCGATGTGGCGCTGCTCGCCGTGGGCGCCAGCAAACAGACCATCACCGAGGTCGCCGAGGCGGTCGCGGGCGGGGCGGTGATCGTCGCGATGGACAACTGCCCGCACCAGTGCGTGGCGGTCGGGCCGACGCACCTCGTCGCCGCGGTGGAATCGGCGCTGGCGGAAAAGGGCGTGATCGCGGAGCGGCTCCCGTTCAAGCGGCCGTACCACACGCCGCTGTTCGAGCCGTACATGGGGGCGTTCCGCGAGCTGTTCGCGGCCGTCCCGTTCGGCGGCCAGCACACGCCCATTTACAGTTGCTCGACCGGCGCGCTGTTCCCTTCGGACCCGGACGCGATGCGGGAACTGGCCGTGAACCACTGGGTTCACCCCGTCGAGTTCACGCGGCTGATCGAGAACATGCACGCCGACGGGGTGAGACTGTTCGTAGAGTGCGGCCCGCGCGGGAACCTGTCCGCCTTCGTGGAAGACATCCTGCGCGGCAAGCCCTTCGCCGCGATCCCGGCCAACGTCCCCCGCAAGAGCGGCCCGACGCAGATCAACCACATGGTCGCACAACTCGTGGCACACGGCGTCGAACTCAACTTGGGTCACCTGTTCGGGGCGCGGGACGAAGACCCGGCACCCGGTCCCCTCACCGTTCTCGTAGCCCCGGCCAATGGAGCTTCTGTGGGTCAGCGGGAAGGGAGTGGGAGTTCCGCCGACCCGCGCCAATCTCCGCCGATCGGACCGCCGGGCGAGCGGAGAGGGGCGATGGGTCGGTCCGACTTTGCCGTACACGACTACCTGCGCGTGATGGGGCAGTTCCTCGACACCCAGCGCGAGGTGATGTCGGCGTTCCTCGGGAGCCCGTTCGTTCCTTCGGCGCCGGCGCCCGCTGCTGATCGGCTCGTTTCGACCGAGCCCTTACCGGCTCTGGAGCCAGAGGCGCTTCCGCCCTTCTGTCTCGTCGAGACGGTGGTTCATCACGAACCCGGGCGCGAGATCGTGTTCCGGCGCGTTCTGGACGAGCGCGAGGACCGGTACGCGTCCGATCACACCTTGGGCGGGCGCGGGGTGAGCCGCGAAGACCCGGGGCAGAACGGGCTGCCCGTGCTGCCCATGACGTTCAGCCTCGAAGCGATGGCCGAGGCCGCGTCGCTGCTCGTACCGGGCAAAGTGGTGATCGGGCTGCGCAACATCCGGCTGTTCCGGTGGCTCCCGCTCGACCCCGAAACGACCACGCTCGAGGTGCGGGCGACGGTCGCCGTGGTCGATCCCGGGACCGGCGCCGTCGAAGTCCGGGCGGACGTGCGCGACCTCGGCAACTCGTTCCTACGCGACGGCGCCGGCAAGGCGTCCGCGGAGGCGGTGGTGCTCCTCGCCGACCGCTACCCGGACCCGCCGGCGCCGCTGCCGTTCGAACTGACCGGCGCGGTGCCGTGCAAGAGCACGGTCGAGGACCTGCGCCGGAACATGTTCCACGGGCCGGTGTTCCAGATGATCCGCACGCTCGACACCACCGGGCGCGAGGGGATCGAGGGGACGCTGGAGGTGCAGTCGCGGGAAACGTGGTTCCGCTCGAACCCCGACCCGCAGTTCGCCCTCGACCCCGTCCTGATGGATGCGGCGATGCACATCCTGGGGGCGTGGCACCTCGAGCAGCCGGACTGGACCGGCCGCATCCTGCTGCCGTTCGAGGTGCAGAAGGTCGAGTACTTCGGCCCGACGCCGCAGGTCGGCGCGCACGTCCTGGTGCGCGGGCACAACGAGCAGGAGTCGGCCCGGCACTTCCGGCACGGCCTCGAAGTGTTCGACGAGACCGGTAACGTGTGGCTGCGGCTCACCGGCGCGGGCTACTGGCGGTTCTACCTGCCGTTCGGGCACGTCAACTTCTTCGGGCCGAAGGACGAGTACTACCTGAGCCGCGAGTGGGCGGAAGCCGCTGCGGGAAATGCGGAATTCGGAACGCGGAATTCGGAACAGAAGACACAAGGCAATTCGACTCCGCACTCCGCATTTGCAAAGTGCTACTTCCTGGAACCGCCCGCGGACCTGAAGCAGCCGGTGCTGCGTGCCGCCGGGGCGCGCGTGACGATGACGCCGGCCGAACTGGACGTGTTCGGCACCTGGACGGGCACCGACGCCGAACTGAACGACTGGTTCTTCGGGCGGATGCTCGCGAAGGACGCGGTTCGCAGCGCGTGGTCGCAGAAGCACGGCGAAGCGATGTTCCCCGCCGACATGGAAACGGAAACCGCCGACGGGCGGATCGTGTGTCGGCCGCGCGGCGCTGCCAAGAGTGAGGCGTTCCCGAACGTGGCGGTCGCTGTTGCGGACGGGAAGGTGGCGGCGTTCGCGGCGTTCGCCGAGTGGGTCGGGATCGCCCTTCAAACGGTTCCCAAGAACGCGACGCCGGAAGCCGACGCCGAGGCCCGGAAAGCGGTCGCATGCGGGGCCGTTGCCGACGCCCTGGGCGTTCCGCGCGAGGGCTGCACCCTACAATCACTCGACGCGAACACCGGCGCCGCGCGGGTGACCGCGGGCGGGGCCGCGTTCCGCGTTCAGACGGCCCGTAACAAAGACGCGGTCGTCGCGACCACCCTGTGCGAGCCGGCCTGA
- a CDS encoding acyl carrier protein: MRTADEVLSALSDVVRQTFPDRDFPDAVDASTRAFGDLGLASIDLVVLAERLDAHFGRRLPFGSFLKGLRDRAADDLELGDLVAFLQQHV, from the coding sequence ATGCGAACTGCCGACGAAGTCCTCTCCGCGCTGAGCGACGTGGTACGCCAGACGTTCCCCGACCGCGACTTTCCCGACGCGGTCGATGCGTCCACCCGCGCCTTCGGCGATCTGGGGCTGGCGTCCATCGACCTCGTCGTGCTGGCCGAGCGGCTGGACGCCCACTTCGGGCGCCGCTTGCCCTTCGGATCGTTCCTGAAGGGACTGCGCGACCGGGCCGCGGACGACCTCGAACTCGGTGATCTCGTCGCCTTCCTGCAACAACACGTCTGA
- a CDS encoding alpha/beta fold hydrolase translates to MPEVEVNGTRLFYQQDGTGPDVVLIHAVTSNQAVWVLSGLPEALATEYRVTTYDMRGHGASARPATGYTSAVMVEDFRQLHAALGLKPAVLVGHSFGGVVAMHAAAVAPECVAGVVLSDSFFPGLKHVEPNFGKMSIWVDLREQFAKVGVELGETVDFSRLFRETAALSSAKLKELEDIFGPFGRGWLRQLPKLAETTCGEEVLTEAGLTADVLAGIRKPVVALYDEFSPFLATSRWLEQHLSGCTAEIIPAAKHLAMFDNTAGFTDAVRRHLKRLSQ, encoded by the coding sequence ATGCCCGAAGTCGAAGTTAACGGCACGCGCCTCTTCTACCAGCAGGACGGCACGGGGCCGGACGTGGTACTCATCCACGCCGTCACCAGCAACCAGGCCGTGTGGGTGCTGAGCGGGTTGCCCGAGGCGCTCGCGACCGAGTACCGCGTCACCACCTACGACATGCGCGGCCACGGAGCCAGCGCCCGGCCCGCCACCGGGTACACGTCCGCGGTGATGGTCGAGGACTTCCGCCAGCTCCACGCCGCACTCGGGCTCAAGCCCGCGGTGCTGGTCGGTCACAGCTTCGGCGGGGTGGTGGCGATGCACGCCGCGGCCGTCGCGCCCGAGTGCGTCGCCGGCGTGGTCCTCTCGGATTCGTTCTTCCCGGGGCTGAAGCACGTCGAACCGAACTTCGGAAAGATGAGCATCTGGGTCGATCTGCGCGAGCAGTTCGCCAAGGTGGGCGTCGAACTCGGCGAGACGGTGGACTTCTCCCGGCTGTTCCGCGAAACCGCCGCCCTGAGTTCCGCGAAGTTGAAGGAGCTGGAAGACATCTTCGGTCCGTTCGGGCGCGGGTGGCTGCGTCAGCTCCCGAAGCTCGCGGAAACGACGTGCGGCGAAGAGGTGCTGACCGAGGCTGGGCTGACCGCCGACGTTCTGGCCGGCATCCGTAAACCGGTGGTCGCTCTGTACGACGAATTCTCCCCCTTCCTTGCAACGTCGCGTTGGCTAGAACAACACCTTTCGGGGTGTACGGCCGAGATCATTCCGGCCGCGAAGCACCTCGCGATGTTCGATAACACCGCAGGCTTCACCGATGCCGTCCGACGGCATCTGAAACGCCTGAGCCAATGA
- a CDS encoding ABC transporter permease, producing the protein MVEVERVVEKLVEPPPSPSYADLVVTLRNAPMVLDGDFGNYFVEETRKIPGVAQVSEGVVGLVHEMRSNGNVNDTPFMIQGWQPDNFWYGDLKVTAGRRLETKDRHKVLLGQKLAENLRKEVGDKVVFVADPEQPYEVVGICNSLDRSENYSAIVSLADGQALTGKRITGFSVRVAAGMADIDAVKQAIEALRDPRDTNARLEAFRPNRR; encoded by the coding sequence GTGGTCGAGGTCGAGCGGGTCGTCGAGAAGTTGGTCGAGCCGCCGCCCAGCCCAAGCTACGCCGATTTAGTCGTCACGCTCCGAAACGCGCCAATGGTTTTGGACGGTGATTTTGGTAATTACTTTGTGGAGGAAACGCGCAAAATCCCGGGCGTCGCGCAAGTGTCAGAGGGTGTCGTCGGCTTGGTGCACGAGATGCGCAGCAACGGAAATGTCAATGATACCCCCTTTATGATCCAGGGATGGCAACCGGATAACTTCTGGTACGGCGATCTGAAGGTCACTGCCGGTCGGCGGTTGGAAACCAAGGACCGACACAAAGTGCTGTTGGGCCAAAAGTTGGCCGAAAATCTTCGGAAGGAAGTTGGTGACAAAGTCGTCTTCGTCGCCGATCCCGAGCAACCGTATGAAGTGGTCGGCATTTGCAACAGCCTGGACCGTTCCGAAAACTACAGCGCAATCGTTTCGCTTGCCGACGGACAGGCCCTCACGGGCAAGCGTATAACCGGGTTTAGCGTTCGAGTCGCGGCTGGCATGGCCGACATTGACGCCGTGAAGCAAGCGATCGAGGCGCTCCGTGACCCGCGTGACACGAACGCACGACTTGAGGCCTTCCGTCCCAACCGGCGCTGA
- a CDS encoding ABC transporter permease yields the protein MYFAAFILKNLTRRPVRTALTVLGLAVTVGSMIALLAVSHNVERSVESAFDTRRVDLVVLQANKPLGLDSDFREYMVEQVRSWTDVVDRVSEGVVSTANTIRDSGSVNENTFLVQGWKPDNFGFEDMALLSGEMLKAEDTHKIMLGEKRASAMGKKVGDTVTFVADPEHPYTVVAVYKSPVVFEDGGAIVPFADGQALTGKRVTGFSIRVKRGTADGAAEIAAVQQRVADLRDPKDPTARLDAQPPDKYVQSVSQLKLIKAVSWLVSAIAFAVGTITMLNTMAMSVLERTHEIGILRAVGWPRSRVIRMILGEAAMIALGATTAGLLIAFVGMQSLTLSPKVNGFIEPDLSLMVILEGAAITLLIGLIGGAYPAYRAARLLPTEALRHD from the coding sequence ATGTATTTCGCAGCTTTTATCCTGAAGAACCTCACGCGGCGCCCCGTCCGCACCGCGCTCACGGTGCTCGGGCTGGCGGTCACCGTCGGGAGCATGATCGCGCTGCTCGCCGTCAGCCACAACGTCGAGCGGTCGGTGGAGTCGGCGTTCGACACGCGCCGGGTGGACCTCGTCGTGCTCCAGGCGAACAAGCCGCTGGGGCTCGACAGCGATTTCCGCGAGTACATGGTCGAGCAGGTGCGGTCCTGGACCGACGTGGTGGACCGGGTGTCGGAGGGGGTCGTCAGCACCGCCAACACGATCCGCGACAGCGGGTCGGTGAACGAGAACACGTTCTTGGTCCAGGGCTGGAAGCCGGACAACTTCGGGTTCGAGGACATGGCCCTCCTGTCCGGCGAGATGCTGAAGGCGGAGGACACACACAAGATCATGCTCGGGGAGAAGCGGGCGAGCGCGATGGGCAAAAAGGTCGGCGACACGGTCACTTTCGTGGCCGATCCGGAGCACCCGTACACGGTGGTGGCCGTCTACAAAAGCCCCGTGGTCTTTGAAGACGGCGGGGCGATTGTTCCGTTCGCGGACGGTCAGGCGCTGACCGGCAAGCGGGTCACCGGGTTCTCGATCCGGGTCAAGCGCGGCACCGCGGACGGGGCGGCCGAGATCGCCGCCGTGCAGCAGCGGGTCGCCGACCTGCGCGACCCCAAAGACCCCACGGCTCGGCTCGACGCACAACCGCCCGACAAGTACGTTCAGTCGGTTTCGCAGCTCAAGCTGATCAAGGCCGTGTCGTGGCTGGTGTCCGCGATCGCGTTCGCGGTCGGCACGATCACCATGCTGAACACGATGGCGATGTCGGTGCTGGAGCGCACGCACGAGATCGGCATCCTGCGGGCGGTCGGCTGGCCCCGGTCCCGGGTCATCCGCATGATTCTGGGTGAGGCCGCCATGATCGCCTTGGGCGCGACCACGGCAGGGCTGCTGATCGCGTTCGTGGGGATGCAGTCGCTCACCCTCTCGCCCAAGGTGAACGGGTTCATCGAGCCGGACCTGTCCCTCATGGTGATCCTGGAGGGGGCGGCGATCACCCTCTTGATCGGGTTAATCGGCGGCGCGTACCCCGCGTACCGGGCGGCCCGGCTCCTGCCGACGGAGGCGCTGCGCCATGACTGA
- a CDS encoding ABC transporter ATP-binding protein, with the protein MTDRPADYLLYGEQLAKTYPDGDVRALNGVTLGVRAGQHVAITGPSGCGKSTLLNLLGVLDTPVAGEVYYRGEPLSKCPNLNHFRARQIGFVFQSFFLIPTLTAKENVQVPMFEGPALSARARAKKAEELLELVGMSKRANHLPVQLSVGERQRVALARSLANDPAILLADEPTGNLDSDNAVKVLDLFASLQKARNLALLVVTHSDEVAQRADRVIRMKDGRVVSDSANGRAAPAGGPG; encoded by the coding sequence ATGACTGACCGCCCCGCCGACTACCTACTCTACGGCGAGCAACTCGCGAAGACGTACCCCGATGGCGACGTGCGCGCGCTGAACGGCGTAACGCTGGGTGTGCGCGCCGGGCAGCACGTGGCGATCACCGGCCCGTCCGGGTGCGGCAAATCGACGCTCCTGAACCTGCTCGGGGTGCTCGACACGCCCGTCGCGGGGGAGGTGTACTACCGCGGGGAGCCGCTCTCGAAGTGCCCGAACCTGAACCACTTCCGCGCCCGGCAGATCGGTTTCGTGTTCCAGTCGTTCTTCCTGATCCCGACGCTGACGGCGAAGGAGAACGTGCAGGTGCCGATGTTCGAGGGGCCGGCCCTTTCCGCCCGGGCGCGGGCGAAGAAGGCCGAGGAACTGCTCGAACTGGTCGGGATGAGCAAGCGGGCGAACCACCTGCCGGTTCAGCTCTCGGTGGGCGAGCGGCAGCGGGTGGCGCTGGCCCGGTCCCTGGCGAACGACCCCGCGATACTGCTGGCCGACGAGCCCACCGGTAACCTCGACTCCGACAACGCCGTCAAGGTGCTCGACCTGTTCGCGTCGCTCCAGAAGGCGCGCAACCTCGCGCTCCTGGTGGTCACCCACAGCGACGAGGTGGCCCAGCGGGCCGACCGCGTGATCCGCATGAAAGACGGGCGCGTGGTGAGCGACTCCGCGAACGGCCGCGCCGCGCCGGCCGGCGGGCCGGGCTGA
- the kdsB gene encoding 3-deoxy-manno-octulosonate cytidylyltransferase has translation MRVAIVIPARFASSRLPGKPLLRDTGKYLIQHVYERACEARCADTVVVATDHEDIRAAVASFGGRVAMTRADHPSGTDRVAEVAATLTADVVINVQGDEPQLEPDAIDLLADLMRDGSDMATLAVPIPDLEAYRNPNVVKVVCDDRGRALYFSRSPIPAVRDDEPDFAARPARFLQHLGVYAYRREFLPRIAATPAHPLEQSEKLEQLRVLGTGGTISVGVVAHAHRGVDTPADYAAFVRWYRSADGSARRAA, from the coding sequence ATGCGCGTCGCGATTGTGATTCCGGCCCGGTTCGCGTCCTCGCGACTGCCCGGCAAGCCCCTGCTGAGGGACACCGGCAAGTACCTGATCCAGCACGTTTACGAGCGGGCGTGCGAGGCTAGGTGCGCCGACACGGTGGTCGTGGCGACCGACCACGAAGACATCCGTGCCGCGGTGGCCAGTTTTGGCGGGCGGGTCGCGATGACCCGCGCCGACCACCCGTCCGGCACCGACCGCGTGGCGGAGGTCGCCGCGACCCTCACGGCGGACGTGGTCATTAACGTACAGGGGGACGAACCCCAACTGGAACCGGACGCGATCGATCTGCTGGCCGACCTGATGCGTGACGGGTCCGACATGGCCACCCTGGCGGTGCCCATTCCAGACCTCGAAGCGTATCGCAACCCCAACGTGGTGAAGGTGGTGTGCGACGACCGCGGGCGGGCGCTGTACTTCTCACGCTCGCCGATCCCGGCGGTGCGGGACGACGAGCCGGATTTCGCCGCGCGCCCGGCCCGGTTCCTCCAACACCTCGGTGTGTACGCATACCGCCGCGAGTTCCTGCCGCGAATCGCCGCGACGCCGGCGCACCCGCTGGAACAGTCGGAGAAGCTGGAGCAACTCCGCGTGCTCGGCACCGGTGGTACGATCAGCGTCGGGGTGGTGGCGCACGCGCACCGCGGGGTCGATACCCCCGCGGACTACGCCGCGTTCGTGCGGTGGTACCGCTCGGCCGACGGTAGCGCCCGGCGCGCCGCCTGA
- a CDS encoding DUF6580 family putative transport protein yields the protein MSIDYPSRLPRVLLLMSLVAAAALVRQLPHPQNFTPVGALAIFAGACFADRRLAVLVPLAALVPGDLTAGMHVLVPAVYGSLALNVLLARRLRLRRTAASTAAVTLLGAVQFFVTTNFATWLVFYPHTLGELVSCYVAAVPYFRNTLLGDATFVALLFGALALAERALPAVREPVPAAAN from the coding sequence GTGTCTATCGACTACCCGTCCCGTTTGCCGCGTGTTCTTCTGCTGATGTCGCTGGTTGCGGCCGCGGCCCTTGTACGCCAGCTTCCGCACCCGCAGAACTTCACGCCGGTCGGGGCTCTGGCGATCTTCGCCGGGGCGTGCTTTGCCGACCGGCGGCTCGCGGTTCTGGTTCCACTCGCCGCTTTGGTTCCCGGCGACCTCACTGCCGGGATGCACGTGCTCGTGCCGGCCGTGTACGGGAGCCTCGCGCTGAACGTGTTACTGGCACGCCGGCTCCGGCTCCGGCGGACGGCGGCCTCGACCGCGGCGGTCACGCTCCTCGGGGCGGTCCAGTTTTTCGTCACCACCAACTTTGCCACCTGGCTGGTTTTTTACCCGCACACGCTCGGCGAGTTGGTGTCGTGCTACGTCGCCGCGGTCCCGTACTTCCGCAACACCCTGCTCGGGGACGCTACGTTCGTGGCGCTGCTTTTCGGCGCGCTGGCTCTGGCCGAGCGCGCGCTCCCGGCCGTCCGCGAGCCCGTGCCCGCGGCGGCGAACTGA
- a CDS encoding cobalamin-binding protein, whose amino-acid sequence MRIVSLLPSATEIVCELGLGDALVGVTHECDYPAFVTALPKVTRTLIPHDAISREIDALVRERLQTQRALYTLDLPTLERLEPDLIVTQALCDVCAVAEAEVTAAACTLPGRPRVVNLEPTSLGDVFDTLHLVADAAGVPARADLAVAALRERIGTVAKRSEQVTARPRVVVLEWLDPPFSCGHWTPELVRLAGGDEVLGVSGGPSRTLAWADVVAARPDVLLVACCGFSLERTLVDLPALRDCPGWEALPAVRSGRVYVTDGNAYFSRPGPRLVDSAEIVAHALHPALHPLPPGLPTARRLTREEIGNARPVTV is encoded by the coding sequence GTGCGAATCGTGTCCCTGCTCCCCAGCGCCACCGAGATCGTTTGCGAACTCGGGCTCGGCGATGCGCTCGTGGGGGTGACTCATGAGTGCGACTATCCGGCGTTCGTGACCGCGCTTCCCAAAGTGACCCGCACGCTGATCCCGCACGATGCCATCAGCCGTGAGATCGACGCCCTGGTGCGCGAGCGACTGCAAACGCAACGGGCGCTCTACACACTTGACCTGCCGACGCTGGAGCGTTTGGAGCCGGATTTGATTGTGACCCAGGCGCTGTGCGACGTGTGCGCGGTGGCCGAAGCCGAGGTGACCGCGGCGGCCTGTACGCTGCCCGGCCGGCCGCGGGTCGTGAACCTCGAACCGACCTCGTTGGGGGACGTGTTCGACACGTTGCACTTGGTCGCCGACGCGGCGGGCGTGCCCGCACGGGCGGACCTCGCCGTGGCCGCGCTGCGTGAACGGATCGGGACGGTCGCTAAGCGTTCGGAGCAGGTGACCGCTCGCCCCCGGGTGGTCGTGTTGGAATGGCTCGACCCGCCGTTCAGTTGCGGGCACTGGACCCCGGAACTGGTTCGACTGGCCGGGGGCGACGAGGTGCTCGGCGTGTCCGGCGGGCCGTCGCGCACGCTCGCCTGGGCGGACGTAGTCGCGGCGCGGCCGGACGTGCTATTGGTTGCGTGCTGTGGCTTCTCGCTGGAGCGGACGCTCGTCGATCTTCCGGCGCTCCGGGACTGCCCGGGATGGGAGGCGCTTCCGGCGGTTCGTTCCGGGCGAGTGTACGTCACCGACGGTAATGCGTACTTCAGTCGGCCCGGGCCGCGCCTCGTGGACAGCGCCGAGATCGTCGCTCACGCGCTCCACCCGGCCCTTCACCCGCTCCCGCCGGGACTGCCCACCGCCCGACGGCTGACGCGCGAAGAGATCGGGAACGCGCGGCCGGTGACCGTATGA
- a CDS encoding ATPase, whose protein sequence is MRPKVLLSWSSGKDSAWALHVLRQRGEVEIVGLVTTLNEAFGRVAMHGVRAELVRAQAEAAGLPLWAVPLPWPCSNDQYESRMRGLVERARAAGVSGLAFGDLFLADVRAYRERQLAGSGIEPLFPLWGSPADTPALAREMIGAGLRATLSCVDPKQLTRQLVGREFDARLLAELTPGADPCGENGEFHTFCYAGPMFDRPIPMRVGDTIERDGFCFADLLPGAAPE, encoded by the coding sequence ATGAGGCCGAAGGTGCTGCTGTCGTGGAGTTCGGGCAAGGACTCCGCCTGGGCGTTGCACGTTCTGCGACAGCGCGGTGAGGTAGAGATTGTTGGGCTGGTGACCACCCTGAACGAGGCGTTCGGGCGGGTCGCGATGCACGGCGTTCGGGCCGAACTGGTCCGCGCGCAGGCCGAGGCCGCCGGGTTGCCACTGTGGGCGGTCCCGTTGCCGTGGCCGTGCTCGAACGACCAGTACGAGAGCCGGATGCGCGGGCTCGTAGAACGGGCGAGAGCCGCGGGCGTCAGCGGGCTCGCGTTCGGTGACCTGTTCCTGGCCGATGTCCGCGCCTACCGCGAGCGGCAGTTGGCCGGGTCCGGGATTGAGCCGCTGTTCCCGCTGTGGGGTTCTCCGGCGGACACGCCCGCGCTGGCGCGGGAGATGATCGGCGCAGGGCTCCGGGCTACGCTGTCGTGCGTCGATCCGAAGCAACTCACCCGGCAGTTGGTCGGTCGGGAGTTCGACGCGCGGCTTTTGGCCGAACTGACGCCGGGCGCCGATCCGTGTGGGGAGAACGGTGAGTTTCACACCTTCTGTTACGCCGGCCCGATGTTCGATCGGCCGATCCCGATGCGGGTCGGCGACACGATCGAACGGGACGGGTTCTGCTTCGCGGACCTGCTGCCGGGCGCCGCACCAGAGTGA